In one Lolium rigidum isolate FL_2022 chromosome 3, APGP_CSIRO_Lrig_0.1, whole genome shotgun sequence genomic region, the following are encoded:
- the LOC124696764 gene encoding pathogenesis-related thaumatin-like protein 3.5, producing the protein MEAARIFLLLLGVIWSRAQLGAEAAGTTVFTLRNNCTHAIWPATLSGNSAAAIGGGGFELAAGATVSFPGPTGWSGRFWARTGCVASGASTLACATGDCGGAVSCSLGGATPVTLAEFTLGGADGKDFYDVSLVDGYNVGIGVVATGAKVNSSTCGYAGCVADVNALCPAELQVTGKEGDLEGKTVACRSACEAFGTPEYCCTGAHGGPDSCGPTKYSKLFKAACPGAYSYAYDDATSTFTCGAGAQYLITFCPAQ; encoded by the exons ATGGAAGCTGCACggatcttcctgctcctccttg GAGTCATCTGGTCGCGTGCACAGCTCGGTGCCGAGGCAGCTGGCACCACGGTTTTCACGCTGCGCAACAACTGCACCCACGCGATCTGGCCGGCCACATTGTCCGGcaacagcgccgccgccatcgggggcggcggcttcgagctcgccgccggcgccaccgtcTCTTTCCCGGGCCCGACGGGCTGGTCCGGCCGCTTCTGGGCGCGCACGGGCTGCGTCGCCTCCGGCGCGTCGACCCTCGCCTGCGCCACGGGCGACTGCGGCGGCGCCGTCAGTTGCTCCCTCGGCGGGGCGACGCCCGTGACGCTCGCGGAGTTCACCCTGGGAGGCGCCGACGGGAAGGACTTCTACGACGTGAGCCTGGTGGACGGGTACAACGTCGGCATCGGCGTGGTGGCGACGGGCGCCAAGGTGAACTCGTCGACGTGCGGCTACGCCGGGTGCGTGGCCGACGTGAACGCGCTGTGCCCCGCGGAGTTGCAGGTGACGGGAAAGGAAGGCGACCTGGAggggaagacggtggcgtgccggaGCGCGTGCGAGGCGTTCGGGACGCCGGAGTACTGCTGCACGGGCGCGCACGGCGGGCCGGACAGCTGCGGCCCGACCAAGTACTCCAAGCTCTTCAAGGCGGCGTGCCCCGGGGCGTATAGCTACGCCTACGACGATGCCACCAGCACCTTCACCTGCGGCGCCGGAGCGCAGTACCTCATTACATTCTGCCCAGCGCAGTAG
- the LOC124695024 gene encoding calcium uniporter protein 2, mitochondrial-like, with product MAFRRTIARSLWAGKTAATAAVPKTPPPIIPARRALPAVEDCPTLAFLRPRPTTARYSTVSVPLPHHCFPAFPVGDQLFNRLVDGLTPPTAVTRAPAEVGVTLQEAKKVARAAEMEVARATLRGNAQSVVSVSDYAALCVDIAGGVEGGRRLARTLDESGVVIVLADAVFLRPDMVARAIGSILPAPARTVAALANDEARMRELRAMEEQKAAIDATAAAQVRRELWCGLGLLAAQTLGFMRLTFWELSWDVMEPICFYVTSIYFMSGYTFFMRTATEPSFEGFYRSRFASRQRRLMRDRRFDVARYNALKQGERSVPGQSECECVMPSCVLFRHVTHVHHW from the coding sequence ATGGCGTTCCGCAGAACTATAGCACGGAGCCTATGGGCAGGCAAGACCGCGGCCACCGCGGCCGTGCCGAAGACTCCGCCTCCCATCATACCGGCGCGACGGGCGCTGCCGGCGGTGGAAGATTGCCCGACGCTCGCATTTCTGCGGCCCCGCCCGACCACCGCCCGCTACTCCACCGTGTCCGTCCCGCTGCCGCACCACTGCTTCCCGGCCTTCCCCGTCGGCGACCAGCTGTTCAACCGCCTCGTCGACGGACTCACGCCGCCCACCGCAGTAACGCGGGCGCCTGCGGAGGTGGGCGTGACGCTGCAGGAGGCGAAgaaggtggcgagggcggcggagaTGGAGGTGGCGCGCGCCACGCTGAGGGGCAACGCCCAGAGCGTCGTGTCCGTCTCAGACTACGCCGCGCTCTGcgtcgacattgccggcggcgtgGAGGGCGGGCGCAGGCTGGCCAGGACGCTCGACGAGTCcggcgtcgtcatcgtcctcgccgACGCGGTCTTCCTCCGCCCCGACATGGTGGCCAGGGCGATCGGGAGCATactgccggcgccggcgcgcacGGTAGCCGCCCTGGCGAACGACGAGGCGCGCATGCGGGAGCTGCGGGCGATGGAGGAGCAGAAGGCGGCCATcgacgcgacggcggcggcgcaggtgcgGCGGGAGCTGTGGTGCGGGCTGGGCCTGCTGGCGGCGCAGACGCTGGGCTTCATGCGGCTCACCTTCTGGGAGCTGTCGTGGGACGTCATGGAGCCCATCTGCTTCTACGTCACCTCCATCTACTTCATGTCCGGCTACACCTTCTTCATGCGCACGGCTACGGAGCCGTCCTTCGAGGGCTtctaccggagccgcttcgcgtcCAGGCAGCGCCGCCTCATGCGGGACCGCCGGTTCGACGTCGCCCGCTACAACGCGCTCAAGCAAGGTGAACGGTCCGTTCCTGGGCAGAGCGAGTGTGAATGTGTGATGCCGAGTTGTGTACTGTTTAGGCACGTGACGCACGTACATCACTGGTAG